CGGCGTCGAGATCCGTCCCATCCGCCAGATCGACGGCGGCGCGGAGTTCAACGAGGTCTTCCTCACCGACGTGAAGGTCCCGGTCGAGAACCTCCTCGGCAGGGAGGGGCAGGGCTGGGAGGTTGTGGCGAGCGCGCTGGTCAACGAGCGCTCGGGCATCGCCGGCAGCGTGCGCTGCGATCAGGCCCTCGAGTGGCTGGTGCAGACGACGAAGCAGCAGGGGAAGGCTGCCGACCCCACCGTCCGCCAGCGGCTCGCCGATCTCGCCGTGCGCGGCGCGGTCATGAAATACGCCGGCCTGCGCTCGCTGACCGACTCGCTGCGCGAGCGCATGAACCCGCACCTGTCGGCGGCCATGAAGCTCATGGGCACGAGCCTCTCGCAGGCCTACTCCGAGGCGGCGATGGAGATCCTGGGGCCGTACGCCGCGCTGCAGAACGACGAGCACGCGCCCTACGGCGGGCGCTGGGCGCGCCAGTACCTCTACGACCGCTCGCTCACCATCGCGGGCGGGACCAGCGAGGTGCAGCGGAACATCGTCGCGCAGCGCATCCTCGGCCTGCCGCGCAGCTGACCGGCAGGGTTGGTGCCGGCGCCGCCGTCACCAACCGACGATCAGGTTCACGACCAGCCCGAGGACGAAGAGCCCGCCCGCCAGCTTGTTGTGGTGGAAGGCGAGAGCGACGTACCAGAGCGGCCAGATGCGGAAGCCGGGCGGCGGTGCGTCGGGCTTCGGCTGCGAGTAGGCCTTCAGCACGGTGAAGAGCCGCGGCAACGCGAAGACGACGAGCAGCACGCCGGGGCCGAGGTTGCCCGCCCACACCAGCCCGAAGACGATCGGGTAGAAGGCGATCATCAGCGCCTGGTTGAGGCGCAGCGAGGTCTCGCGGCCGAGGATCACCGGCAGCGTACGGATGCCGCGCGACGCGTCCTGCTCGAACTTGTCGACGTGCTTCCCGATCAGCACCGTGGTCACGCTGATCGCATAGGGGAACGACGCGACCAGCACCCAGGGCGGCATGGTGCCCGCCGTCACGTAGTACACGCCGCCGATCATGAGCGGTCCCCACACGACGAAGACGCCCGGCTCGCCGAGCCCGTGGTGCTTCAACTTGATCGGCGGCGCGACGTAGAAGACGCTGATGAACAGACCGGCGAGCGCGAAGGCGACGACGCCCCCGCCGACCATCTCGGTGAGCTTCACGAGGATGGCGAGGTCGGCGAGGTTGACGAGCACGATGCTCGCCGCCAGCCCGGTCTTCGAGATGAGGCCCGAGAGCAGCGGGTGCGGGGCATAGAGCGCGCGCGTGTACTGGGCCGTATCGACGCCGCCGGCGGTGTCGAACCAGTCGTTGATCATGTTGTTGGCGGCGTGGGCGAGGACGAGGCCCAGGGTCGCGAGGAAGAACGCGCTCCAGCTCGTGTGCTCGGCGGTGGCGGTGGCGGCGGCGAGCAGGCCGCCGATCAGCGCCGAGGTGATCGTCATCGAGAAGACGCAGGCGCGGGTGATGAGGAGCCACCGGGACACCACGTCCATCGAGCGGCCCTGGGGCAGGTTCCCCTGCGCGAGGATGGCCCGCCAGTTGTCGACGAGCTGTCCGAAGGAAGGGGTACCGCCGTCGCTCCCGACGGCCGTCTCGACGCGCTCGGCCATGCGGTCGTCTACGACCTCGGTCCGGGGGATTCAACCCGCGGCGTCAGTCGAAGCGGGTGGCGGCGTGCTCGGCGAAGAAGGTCGGGCCGTGGACGTCGCGGCCGCTGAACAGCATCGGGTCGCTCGCCGTGGCGAGCATCGCACACACCCGCCCCGGGTTCTCCACCGGCAGACCCCTGGTCGCGTCGAAGCCGAAGGCGCCCAGCTCGATCGCCATGCGCTCGGTGGCGACGAAGCCCGGCATGAGGCCGATCACGGCGACGCGGTGGGGCCGCAGCTCCTTGGCCAGCCCGGGGATCATGCGCCCGAACGCGGCCTTCGTCATCGAGTAGCCGAGCCCCCAGCCGCCCTGGCCGATCGGCGCCGGCGTCTCGGTGGTGCCGGCGCTGGAGGTGACGTTGACGACGATGCCGGACCCCTGCCGCTTCCAGGCCGGCAGGCAGAGGCGGATCAGGGCCAGCGGCGCGAAGACGTTGCAGACGAACATCTGCTCGAGCAGCGCGTCGGGCGTGTCCTCGAAGGCGTCCATGTGGCCGGGGCCGACGTAGCGGCCGTTGTTGACGAGCACGTCGAGGCGGCCGAAGCGGGCGAGGGCGGCGGCGACCGCCGGCGCCCAGTCGTCGCGTGCGGCGAGATCGAGCTTCACGGCCAGCGTTCGCGCTCCGAGGGCTTCGCAGGCGGCGGCGGTCTCGGCCAGGCTTCCGGGCAACGGCGCGGTGTTCGACGCGCGCACGGTGGCCGAATGCTCGAAGCGCTCCGCGCCGGTGACGGTGCGCGCGGCGAGGACGAGATCGAGGCCGCGCCGGGCGAGCTCGACGGCGCAGCCGCGGCCGATGCCGCGGCTCGCGCCGGTGAGGAACGCGACCCGGCGCTCAGCCATGCGGCGCCGCCTCGGCGCGCGCCCAGCGCGTGGTCACGTGCCGCGCGACGATGCGCCAGCCGCCGGCGTCGCGCACGAGCGCGTCGTCGTAGGTGACCGCGACCGTGCGCTGGGCGCCGCCCGCGAGGACGTGGTGCGCGAGGCAGTCCGTGGTGGCGCGGGCGCGATCGCCGTCGACGCGGATCGCCTGGGGGCCGAGCCGGTGCATGGTCGCGGTATAGCGCCGCATGGCGGCGGCGAGACGGGGCAGGGCGTCGGCCACGGTGCCCGCGCCGAGCGTGCCGGCGTAGGCGGCGCCGGGCGCGAAGCAGGCGGCGACGGCGCCGAGGTCCCTGGCGTCGACGCCGGCGGCATAGCGCCGCAGCAGGTCGGCGATCGCGTCGCGGTCGGCGAGCGCCTGCGCGGTCATCGGCCCTGGAAGCTCGGCGGACGGCGCTCGGCGAACGACGCGATGCCCTCGCGGAAGTCCTCGGAGCGGAAGAGCTGCATCAGCTGCATGAGGACGTGGTGCGAATGCGCCTCGAAATCCTCGCCGAGGCCGTGGCGGTAGAGGCGCTTCATGGCGCGGACGGCGAGCGGCGCGTTCGCGGCGATGCGCCGCGCCCAGTCGTACGCCGTCTCGAGGAGCGCCGCCGCGGGCACGACGCGGTTGACGAGGCCGAGCCCCAGCGCGCGCTCGGGCGACAGGTCCTCGCCGAGGAAGCCGACCTCGCAGGCGCGGGCCCAGCCGACGAGGCGGGGCAGGTACCAGGTGCCGCCGCTCTCCGGCACGATGCCGCGCTTGGCGAAGCCGGGGATGAGCCGCGCGGCGTCGCTCATGAGCCGCATGTCGCAGCCGAGCGTCAGGTCGAGCCCGTAGCCGGCGGCGGCGCCGTTGATGGCGCAGAGGACCGGGACGTCGACCTGCTGCAGGATCACGGTCGGCAGGTCGCGGGTCGAGAAGTGCGTGACGCCGCCGCCCGCGAGGGCGCCGCCGATGCCGCGGCCCTCGGCCGCCTCCTTCAAGTCGAGGCCGCTGCAGAAGCCGCGGCCGGCGCCGGTCAGGATCACGCAGCGGACGGTGGGATCGCCGTCGGCGCGGCGCAGGTGCGCGCCCAGCTCCTCGAGCATCGCGAAGGTGATGGCGTTGAGGCGCTCGGGACGGTTCAGCGTCAACGTCGCGATGCCGTCCTGCACGTCGTAGAGGAGGTCGGGCATGCGACGGTCCTCGCACGGCGGGTTTCGCGCGGCAAGACGGCGGGCCGGCGCGGGTTTGAAGCGCGGCGTGTCGCCGGCTACGGGATCGCGCGATGCTGGGCTTCGGGCGCACCGATCTCGACACGATCTTCCTCGACGCCGGGAACACGCTGGTCGGCATGGACCCCATGGTGGTCACGGCGCACCTCCGCAGCGAGGGCATCGTCGCCGCGCCCGAGGCGTTCGTGCGCGCCGAGGCGGCGGCGCGGCCGGCGCTGTCGTCGTGGCTCATGGCAGGGACGTCGAGCGAGGCGCGCGCGACCATGGCGTTCTTCGTGGCGCGCATCCTGGAGCGGCTCGGCGTCGCGGACGTGTCGCTCGAGCGCGCCGGGGCGCTGGTGGCGGGGCTGCGCGCCAGGGTGCCGACGGAGCGGCTCTGGTCCCGCGTCCTGCCCGGGGTGCCGGCGGCGCTGGCGGCGCTGCGCGCGGCGGGGCTCGGGCTG
The genomic region above belongs to bacterium and contains:
- a CDS encoding acyl-CoA dehydrogenase family protein, which produces MDLSYTAEEEAFRARVRTWLEANVPPPGALQDDLEAMRAWQRTLHAAGFLAVAWPTEYGGGGLSPMEQAILNEELARVRAPGVVNAMAIWWVGPALMRYGTEAQKQRFIPKILTAEEIWATGYSEPTSGSDMAAAKTRAERQGDVYVVNGQKIWTTLAHISDWYFCLVRTSTENKWGGLSLLLIDMKSPGVEIRPIRQIDGGAEFNEVFLTDVKVPVENLLGREGQGWEVVASALVNERSGIAGSVRCDQALEWLVQTTKQQGKAADPTVRQRLADLAVRGAVMKYAGLRSLTDSLRERMNPHLSAAMKLMGTSLSQAYSEAAMEILGPYAALQNDEHAPYGGRWARQYLYDRSLTIAGGTSEVQRNIVAQRILGLPRS
- a CDS encoding prenyltransferase; its protein translation is MAERVETAVGSDGGTPSFGQLVDNWRAILAQGNLPQGRSMDVVSRWLLITRACVFSMTITSALIGGLLAAATATAEHTSWSAFFLATLGLVLAHAANNMINDWFDTAGGVDTAQYTRALYAPHPLLSGLISKTGLAASIVLVNLADLAILVKLTEMVGGGVVAFALAGLFISVFYVAPPIKLKHHGLGEPGVFVVWGPLMIGGVYYVTAGTMPPWVLVASFPYAISVTTVLIGKHVDKFEQDASRGIRTLPVILGRETSLRLNQALMIAFYPIVFGLVWAGNLGPGVLLVVFALPRLFTVLKAYSQPKPDAPPPGFRIWPLWYVALAFHHNKLAGGLFVLGLVVNLIVGW
- a CDS encoding SDR family NAD(P)-dependent oxidoreductase, producing MAERRVAFLTGASRGIGRGCAVELARRGLDLVLAARTVTGAERFEHSATVRASNTAPLPGSLAETAAACEALGARTLAVKLDLAARDDWAPAVAAALARFGRLDVLVNNGRYVGPGHMDAFEDTPDALLEQMFVCNVFAPLALIRLCLPAWKRQGSGIVVNVTSSAGTTETPAPIGQGGWGLGYSMTKAAFGRMIPGLAKELRPHRVAVIGLMPGFVATERMAIELGAFGFDATRGLPVENPGRVCAMLATASDPMLFSGRDVHGPTFFAEHAATRFD
- a CDS encoding nuclear transport factor 2 family protein, translating into MTAQALADRDAIADLLRRYAAGVDARDLGAVAACFAPGAAYAGTLGAGTVADALPRLAAAMRRYTATMHRLGPQAIRVDGDRARATTDCLAHHVLAGGAQRTVAVTYDDALVRDAGGWRIVARHVTTRWARAEAAPHG
- a CDS encoding enoyl-CoA hydratase/isomerase family protein, with the translated sequence MPDLLYDVQDGIATLTLNRPERLNAITFAMLEELGAHLRRADGDPTVRCVILTGAGRGFCSGLDLKEAAEGRGIGGALAGGGVTHFSTRDLPTVILQQVDVPVLCAINGAAAGYGLDLTLGCDMRLMSDAARLIPGFAKRGIVPESGGTWYLPRLVGWARACEVGFLGEDLSPERALGLGLVNRVVPAAALLETAYDWARRIAANAPLAVRAMKRLYRHGLGEDFEAHSHHVLMQLMQLFRSEDFREGIASFAERRPPSFQGR
- a CDS encoding HAD family hydrolase — protein: MLGFGRTDLDTIFLDAGNTLVGMDPMVVTAHLRSEGIVAAPEAFVRAEAAARPALSSWLMAGTSSEARATMAFFVARILERLGVADVSLERAGALVAGLRARVPTERLWSRVLPGVPAALAALRAAGLGLVVVSNSDGTVEQALARVGLRDLVDAVVDSAVVGMEKPAPGIFAHALALVGGCAARTLHVGDLYAVDVVGARGLGLHAVLLDPFDDWPEVDCPRVADLAALTRALGIAG